In the genome of Apostichopus japonicus isolate 1M-3 chromosome 15, ASM3797524v1, whole genome shotgun sequence, one region contains:
- the LOC139980531 gene encoding uncharacterized protein isoform X1, with protein MDPITAQLVSHCYRMVKHLFVSLSVICCAYILVVIDSVIDNTMQKQIIRPMETLRSTGILRMLDPAALPFSDNTSIPLPTPDNSYNKTRLIANETSRYSVNRTSVTHTTSVASYPMSQPKCESLSNLAFIKTHKTGSTTLRSILNRFGLARNLSFVFLKGSSNGHIPYYPLTDTLRKRFLPPIGVRSGNSDALRGYNISNVHLRFSRRFFDSFMTNGTKYITIVRDPLDQWLSVISFFGMKRYLPSSVRKTSFENIATTLAVNAKDLRKKMRNANHYYFQNNQIFDLGLSVKHSQDKVAITNYVNYLNGQFDLVLVNEYFDESLVLLRRLMCWDWTDILYVARNIQSRKHIVRNETTKLFIRQNNHADQYLYNFFNRTLWMKIQAYGDEFDHDLEYFRNLSTKFYTDCSIKDVEAHGKVLHKFNNVSSRFCLEVQADNQLPRIIKRQQVTALIAKSDSVDHQQSAKSGINKDVVNVQTNRTSNVNVSQKLEDSLLGKVVPPETEPKYLKEARLACERDPMCIKVVLSKQADGKTKLLHFTKRRRKATT; from the exons GTAAAACATCTGTTTGTTAGTCTGTCTGTCATTTGCTGTGCTTACATCCTGGTGGTGATTGACAGTGTCATCGATAATACCATGCA gaaACAGATTATTAGGCCCATGGAAACGCTCAGGTCAACAGGAATTTTACGAATGTTGGATCCAGCAGCATTGCCATTTTCGGATAATACTTCTATACCACTACCGACACCGGATAATAGTTATAACAAGACACGACTTATTGCTAATGAAACATCGCGATATTCAGTTAATCGAACATCGGTAACTCATACCACTTCTGTCGCCAGTTATCCAATGTCGCAACCGAAATGTGAATCACTCTCGAATCTTGCTTTCATCAAGACACATAAAACAGGTAGCACAACGCTAAGATCGATTCTAAACCGTTTCGGTCTCGCCAGAAATCTTTCTTTCGTCTTCTTGAAAGGCTCCTCTAATGGACATATTCCTTATTATCCACTAACCGATACACTTCGTAAGAGATTTCTTCCGCCgattggtgtcagaagtgggaatTCAGATGCGTTGAGAGGGTACAATATATCTAATGTACATTTACGATTTTCGAGAAGGTTTTTCGATTCCTTTATGACAAACGGTACCAAATATATCACCATCGTAAGAGATCCGTTAGATCAGTGGTTATCTGTTATTTCGTTTTTTGGGATGAAGAGATATCTTCCATCCTCGGTGAGAAAGacctcttttgaaaatattgcCACAACGCTGGCTGTCAACGCAAAAGACTTAAGGAAAAAGATGAGGAATGCAAATCACTATTATTTTCAGAATAATCAGATATTTGATTTAGGATTGAGCGTTAAACATTCTCAGGATAAAGTAGCGATTACTAATTATGTAAATTACTTAAATGGTCAGTTTGACTTGGTTTTGGTTAATGAGTACTTCGACGAATCGTTGGTCTTGCTACGGAGGCTCATGTGTTGGGATTGGACGGATATACTCTACGTTGCGAGAAATATACAATCTCGGAAACACATCGTCAGAAACGAGACCACAAAGCTGTTTATCCGACAAAATAACCACGCAGACcaatatttgtataatttctTTAATAGAACTCTGTGGATGAAAATACAAGCATACGGTGACGAATTTGACCAtgatttggaatattttagAAATTTATCGACGAAATTTTATACAGATTGTTCTATAAAGGATGTCGAAGCACATGGAAAAGTCCTTCATAAGTTCAATAACGTCAGTTCGAGATTTTGCTTGGAGGTTCAGGCTGATAATCAACTACCTAGAATCATAAAACGGCAACAGGTTACAGCGTTAATTGCAAAAAGTGACAGCGTAGACCACCAACAAAGTGCTAAAAGTGGTATTAACAAAGATGTTGTGAATGTACAGACGAATCGGACTTCCAACGTTAATGTTTCACAGAAGTTGGAAGATAGTTTACTTGGAAAGGTTGTACCACCTGAAACGgaaccaaaatatttaaaagaggCCAGATTGGCGTGTGAAAGGGATCCGATGTGTATTAAAGTAGTCCTCTCGAAACAAGCAGACGGTAAAACGAAACTTTTACACTTCACGAAAAGGCGACGCAAGGCGACCACGTGA
- the LOC139980531 gene encoding galactosylceramide sulfotransferase-like isoform X2, with amino-acid sequence MGSHMRLVKHLFVSLSVICCAYILVVIDSVIDNTMQKQIIRPMETLRSTGILRMLDPAALPFSDNTSIPLPTPDNSYNKTRLIANETSRYSVNRTSVTHTTSVASYPMSQPKCESLSNLAFIKTHKTGSTTLRSILNRFGLARNLSFVFLKGSSNGHIPYYPLTDTLRKRFLPPIGVRSGNSDALRGYNISNVHLRFSRRFFDSFMTNGTKYITIVRDPLDQWLSVISFFGMKRYLPSSVRKTSFENIATTLAVNAKDLRKKMRNANHYYFQNNQIFDLGLSVKHSQDKVAITNYVNYLNGQFDLVLVNEYFDESLVLLRRLMCWDWTDILYVARNIQSRKHIVRNETTKLFIRQNNHADQYLYNFFNRTLWMKIQAYGDEFDHDLEYFRNLSTKFYTDCSIKDVEAHGKVLHKFNNVSSRFCLEVQADNQLPRIIKRQQVTALIAKSDSVDHQQSAKSGINKDVVNVQTNRTSNVNVSQKLEDSLLGKVVPPETEPKYLKEARLACERDPMCIKVVLSKQADGKTKLLHFTKRRRKATT; translated from the exons GTAAAACATCTGTTTGTTAGTCTGTCTGTCATTTGCTGTGCTTACATCCTGGTGGTGATTGACAGTGTCATCGATAATACCATGCA gaaACAGATTATTAGGCCCATGGAAACGCTCAGGTCAACAGGAATTTTACGAATGTTGGATCCAGCAGCATTGCCATTTTCGGATAATACTTCTATACCACTACCGACACCGGATAATAGTTATAACAAGACACGACTTATTGCTAATGAAACATCGCGATATTCAGTTAATCGAACATCGGTAACTCATACCACTTCTGTCGCCAGTTATCCAATGTCGCAACCGAAATGTGAATCACTCTCGAATCTTGCTTTCATCAAGACACATAAAACAGGTAGCACAACGCTAAGATCGATTCTAAACCGTTTCGGTCTCGCCAGAAATCTTTCTTTCGTCTTCTTGAAAGGCTCCTCTAATGGACATATTCCTTATTATCCACTAACCGATACACTTCGTAAGAGATTTCTTCCGCCgattggtgtcagaagtgggaatTCAGATGCGTTGAGAGGGTACAATATATCTAATGTACATTTACGATTTTCGAGAAGGTTTTTCGATTCCTTTATGACAAACGGTACCAAATATATCACCATCGTAAGAGATCCGTTAGATCAGTGGTTATCTGTTATTTCGTTTTTTGGGATGAAGAGATATCTTCCATCCTCGGTGAGAAAGacctcttttgaaaatattgcCACAACGCTGGCTGTCAACGCAAAAGACTTAAGGAAAAAGATGAGGAATGCAAATCACTATTATTTTCAGAATAATCAGATATTTGATTTAGGATTGAGCGTTAAACATTCTCAGGATAAAGTAGCGATTACTAATTATGTAAATTACTTAAATGGTCAGTTTGACTTGGTTTTGGTTAATGAGTACTTCGACGAATCGTTGGTCTTGCTACGGAGGCTCATGTGTTGGGATTGGACGGATATACTCTACGTTGCGAGAAATATACAATCTCGGAAACACATCGTCAGAAACGAGACCACAAAGCTGTTTATCCGACAAAATAACCACGCAGACcaatatttgtataatttctTTAATAGAACTCTGTGGATGAAAATACAAGCATACGGTGACGAATTTGACCAtgatttggaatattttagAAATTTATCGACGAAATTTTATACAGATTGTTCTATAAAGGATGTCGAAGCACATGGAAAAGTCCTTCATAAGTTCAATAACGTCAGTTCGAGATTTTGCTTGGAGGTTCAGGCTGATAATCAACTACCTAGAATCATAAAACGGCAACAGGTTACAGCGTTAATTGCAAAAAGTGACAGCGTAGACCACCAACAAAGTGCTAAAAGTGGTATTAACAAAGATGTTGTGAATGTACAGACGAATCGGACTTCCAACGTTAATGTTTCACAGAAGTTGGAAGATAGTTTACTTGGAAAGGTTGTACCACCTGAAACGgaaccaaaatatttaaaagaggCCAGATTGGCGTGTGAAAGGGATCCGATGTGTATTAAAGTAGTCCTCTCGAAACAAGCAGACGGTAAAACGAAACTTTTACACTTCACGAAAAGGCGACGCAAGGCGACCACGTGA